accTGGAAAACCATAGCATTTCGCCGGACACCCTTACGGGAACCCTTGTGGAGGTTTCATTTGTGTTCCCTACGGTGAACATTAATGAATGTGCTTGAACAAAATGACGATGAAAAGGCTTCTGAGCAAAGGTCGCTCAAAGTTGCTTATTCCATATTTAATTTTTTATGTGTGTATCTGTGGTTACCTTGTCAGCCATGTCACGAAAATGTTGACGCATCACGATAATCACGCTACATATTCTCTCCATGCACTAAATACGATAAAGTTGAGTTAAATGTGTCAAAGCTACGTATTTTTATTTCGAAGCGCTGGAGCATCCAATCGAAGATGCATAACCTCAGGTGATGCTTCGCGCTTAATGTAGTGAGTCCTCATAATTTAAGAGGGTTTAAATATGCACCTATTACCGTCATAAATGTGCATTTTGTTTAATCAAAACAAGGGAATTGAGTAAGCGTTATTACataattcaatattttttttcaaggaaCACGAACAAGTTAATTACTGGTTTCAGACGTTACGAGTTAGTAAATCCTTTCCTTTTTTCGTCATTGCCGCCGAAGCAGTCCACATTGCCAACACCCGTCAAGCATACGTCTAGCAAAGTAATTGTGTATATATAACAACGCCGTGTACATTCAACTGAAATGGGGCCACGTTAACTACCCGCAGAGTTCAACTCACCTGAAGGTGAATGCCTGTGATTTTCCTCTCCCTTGTCACCACCGCTAGACAGAACTAACAAAACACGAATCGCATACAGAAATGTGTATACACCGCTGAGTGAAGCAAATGCCTTTCTTTTACTGGGAGCTTCTCCCGCTAAGATGTAGGAACGCACGCCAATAACGGCGATAATACTTTATAGAAACATGTGTATTCGTTTATTTGAGGCAACAGATTTTGCTAATTACGGGAACACTGGAAACGAGTAGATGCACAGAGTAAACTCGTCTTCTACGTGCTGGGTACGTCCTgcgacaaaaaagaaggaaaaggatcATAAGTTACCGGCGAGAACATACTAAACTGTTTAGACTTGCACAAAGTACTAGTTTGCACTGCCTGAGTAAAAACCTGACTCGTACTAACCATATCGCAAGGTAACTTAACCGGAAGTTAGCGtggttagtacatggatttcTGTAAACTTCGTTCTTTCGGATTCAGActgctttgtgactttgcaagtgcacgatttaaaaaaaaaatattggtttaTATGCAGAACGATTGGCTATAGAATTGAACGCGTACGCCGACGTATATTACCCTCGTGCAATCAAACAAATTATTTTAATAAAGCGCGGTTAGTCACCGAGCAATGACTTGACCCAGCAACCGCTTGAACTTGTTCGACTTGTACATAATCATTCTTTCAGGGATTGATCCCAAAGCAAGCAGGGCCGCAATTTCGTAACGATGCATTCGATCGGTTCTATGCCATTCTTGTAACCAACGCGGGCAGAGCATCATTCTGATCACTCACGAAAAGCGGAGATGAATAGCATCGGAAAGGGCGCCGCTACGAAATCTTGGCCCTAGGTTGATTTCTTTGACCACCTCAAATGTTGGGCGCAGGGACATGGAAGGCATGCTGAGCCAACCGGGCCACTACCATCTGGGCTCTACATCTACATCTATACGGATGATAGGAGACTAAATACATATGTTCCAGGGGCTTGAACCTCTGGGCCTTCCAGGAATTCGCGTAGCCACTGCCATTGTTACATACGCGTGCGCAATCTCTAGAATTACGACCGTTGCCAAAAATTAGAGGCCACGCCGCACTTTCACCACGTGTGTCGATTGGCGAGGCTGCATGATGCGGTTCCCCTGGGGCTCTTTAAACTCCATACCTAAGAATGGCAAGTTTGATAATTCTTTGCATTTGCCTGGGCACTGGAACTTTTCCATAGCACGAAAACTCCGTCGAGCAACATGTAGGTAACGTAATCGGAGCACTTTTGACAAAGACCACGATGGACCTTCTATGCTACACTTCACTACGGAGGCCCGTTACATCATTGCAGCTACATTTATTGTTTTAGTATGCGTTTATAAAAAAATCATGCCTGCCAGATCTATGCAACCTACAATATGGGCATGTCATAGATAGTGTAAACTGTTAGGTGGCCCCATCCCCACGTTGCCGCAATATACCCCACTCTCCCCCGACATCCGTGAAACTGCATGGAGTTCTGGTTACACACCGCATGTTGACCCTTTGTTCTTTGTGTTCAGAATTTGGTGCCCCAGCCGTAAGGCGTATAGGCTGTTGACTCTATTGGATCTCTTCAGCCCATAAAGTAACCGGGACACATCCTGTAGCCTTatcaaggacagacgctgcgaggggtcttcgtttactcgctcaaaccaagactgaaacCTTGTGGAACACCCCCCTTTTCCGCAACTGCCGCCTCCACCGGCAAGACCCTACATTCAAGCTGCAGATACCATCGAACTTCTCCCGCCGTGATTACGCCGGcactttactgtgccgcctctggttaggggtggcttttacgaaagcctactcatttcATATTGGTATGCCCGACAAACCGATCTGTGACGTATGCAACTGTGAGGAGACGATAGAGCACGTGTTGCGTTCTTGTTATCTTTATAACAACAAACGTGACGTTCTTCGGAGGATGTTACACCGATTCGATAGCAGACCATCTtcagagacgaagattctcgcgCCATAGCTCCACGTGTCGCATGCTTACAAAGCGAagcgggcactgctacgtttccTGATCTGGGTCGACACTGGGTAGAAAACCgcttgacctccctacctttccttccttcttttcatcCTCCCCCTCTGTTGGGTAGCCATGTGAGGCACGTAGGTGCTGTTGCGGAGGGATATGAAATACAGTCGGCAGGCTTTCTTCATTCTATAGCCATGCGACGAAACTAAGGACGTGCACTCCCGTTTCATAGATCTGTCGGAGCGTTTACATGAACCTAGCACATAGCGGGTCCTACAGAGTTGTCGGACTCAGCTTTGCATGTCGCGATCCTGTACATGCTAACCGGTGAAGCTGAGCTAACGTCTAGTCCGACGGCCACCATTCACCTGCACGGGTTAGGATGACTCATCCTGACCCTTGCAGCTTCCGTGTTAATGTGGGGTTTGTCATGTAGGATTCACCCTGTCCTACATGACAACCGCCACGTGAACGCGGATGGCTCATTTCGGTGGTTACCAGCGCTGAACGGGACGCCATGTTTAAAATTTCAGCTTGTCATAGCCTCTCGCATGAATCTCGACCCATTCAGGGTACGAGGTCACGTAAATGGTGTCGCGACGGGCTGTTTGAGTCTGGCTTTGGCTCCAACAGCTGTTCCCGAGTTCACACGTATAAACGTAGGCTATAGCTATACCTGCCGATCTACCGAGGTCACCGCCTCACGAAGCGTTTCCGCTGGTTCAAAGAATTATTTCGCTTACATGTTTTAAGTGCCAGTGCTCCACTGTAGCGCTCTGTCTTCGTCAAGGGaacgcggtgtgtgtatgtgtatctCGGGGGGCGCGGGGGAGAGGGGGGGATGGCTTAGTAATGTTAATATAAGCTGCAACCCCGTGCCCGTTGTCTAAGGGGCTCCGATGACGATGATAATTATGATTATGACGATGATGTATTGGCATCCATCTGAAACTGATTGGTTACAAATGGTAGCCCATCCTGATTGAGCTAATCTGTATGCTATACCTGCTTTTTATTCTAGCAGTTTTGCGTACGTCCCCTTTATCTTCCTCAATACTTCTCTATCTAGTATCGCTTGCTGAGCCTGCAATAGATCCGGTATCACTAATCTCCCCCCTGCTTTCTCTTTTTTCGCCTATGCTCTAAACGTTTCTTCCATATATCGACAGTTCACCAGTTGATGGTTCCGGCCATTTTAAATGCAAGTGTCTGTGGAAGATGTATGTAACATATGGGTCTCACTAGGTGAAAGCCTACACAATATTTCTgaatggatgtatggatggatggatggatggatggatggatggatggatggatggatggacggatggacggacggacggacggacggacggacggacggacggacgggcggacggacggacggacggacggacgggcggacggacgggcggacggacggacggacggacggacggacggacggacggacggacgggctgACGGGCGGAcgggcggatggatggatggatggatgctatgaacgCCCCTTTGGAACGCgccggtgggttgtgccaccaagctcttcttattatattgcctaatggcGTACCTatctaaataataataaaaataaaagaaaaaaacacgacaAATTCCCCTCATCAATCTTTTTGAActcctattgggaactttgttgtTGTACTCCtctgttgtttgtcgtttccctacataTCGTCCAACAATCTTCCTATAACCTCTTATTATTCTTCACTCCGGACATGTTTACGTTCACCctactctcgctgaacccaagggttaCAAGGAGGCCAGGGGTGCCTAAAGCGACTGCTGGGCAGGCACCTTCTAATTATACATGCTGCATCATTtgcatttcgtttttttcctgtTAATCAGTTAGTCATGGCAGGTTTACTtgtcattgccgccacccatgagtatatttcagcctctctgactttccgtttgCCGTTCTTTGCTGCTGGTTTGCTCACCCTacatgccgcatacttgctggtaagcttcctagttattttcctccactgtgaatcaatgtcttTCCTGTACAattacctcaacactctcccagcccatttactttcgtccctattcctcagccgttcctcataatcaattttactatgagcttccctcactgaaaaacttgtccagcccatataaGCCTGCACACtttcatttgcagtcttcccgtgGGCGCGCAATGTAAGGCGTCTCGCTGACATTTGGTTGTCATCGAGTCCTTACTGTACCCCCGACTTCAAACGAACACcagcatttccaaatgtaagtcctgaaaCCGTTACAACTTTCCACGTACCCAAGAGCACCTCGTACCttttgtatccccatagtgcCCTGCGTTTCATTGTGGCCGCATTTTTTATCCCTTTGACGCTCAatgctttttcctgtgtttccatatatctattgccttcgttaaTCCATATAGCAAAGTATTTATAATGTTTCAACCGAGGTATTTTTCGGCCCtgaattgacactgtctgttctcTGTTTTCATTCAATGCTATCACGCCATATTTATTACCACCAAAAAAATTGTTAGCTAGACACACAATCTCGTATGCacaaaacaaacctggaagcttctGCTCTGCAACACTACCCGCCATTTTTAATGACGTCATAAACCCAATATTACATCCCTCTGGCGCCATTTCCATCCTTACCATGCacatacatcataaacagcagtggggataaaggtcACACCTACCTcaatcccttgttgatatcaactttctcctcgctcctcatcttcTCCCACTCAATAAAAACGGTATATTCTATGTAAATCTCTTTTAACAGCTATATCCCCTTCGAAAACATATAAAATGTTGCTGTGAACGTTGTGATACGCTCTTCTAATGTCtcaaaaaagccacatgtaatgCACTCCTTTCTACTCCGCATATTTCAATACTCTGACAAGGACAAGCAAGTGATCGTCCAGACGCCTATAGATTTTGTAGCCATTCTGAAGTTCCCCCAATATGTCGTTATTCTCCACCTATGCTGGCAGCTTTCATTCAATCGCCTGCATCACTAACCTGCATATTACCGATGTCAActgtctatatgagtgaattctaccTTTAATATGAGTGAATCTTTAACACGAGCGAATTCTCTCTAATGCAGCGCGGTGGCGCCGACGTGCAGAAAATGTGAAAACTAGACACCGTTTTAATTACTGCTATTGAATATCCAACCGCTTTGGTGGTATGCCGGGCTGCCGGACACTCTTGGAGCCCTTCAGACCGTGCTGCAGCTCGTAATGAACGCGACTGCACACCTGCGTCCTATATGTATATCCTATGTATATATATCCTATGTATATATGTGGCGACGTGATGCTGACACCAGGATTCAGGCGGCTACGTGCTTGTAGTGGCTATCGCAATAAGGTGGCGCCGAGTGTCACGTGACACCCTCTTCGAAGTGAGCGCGCTTTGTAATGTTTATGCGTAAGTTACGCCGTGAAAGGCCgaggcatttttctttctttctttttttcttccaacgAGCTGTCGCTCATACCACAGCCAATATCAATGATGAcgccttttttttaatgctaaCCAGTACAAGCGCAGTAACTTCGGCACGAGgaagcaatgaaagaaaaaatgaaagaagaaaaggaagaaagaaaggaagaaagaaaggaaggaagaaacgaagaaaaaattaagcaagaagaaaagaaagaaagaaagaaagaaagaaggaaggaaaggaaaggaagaacgaaagaacgaaagaaagaaaggaaggaaggaaaaaaggaaaagtgaaaaagtttGCTCCAAAAATTACTAGCCGGAACCCGGGGGCCGGTGTTTACCGAAGTTGAATGGAGTACATGTTGCATGCatgcacccgcacaaggatttccGCGAAATTTTCTTCTTTTGGCTTCAGACCCGTTTGGAAATTGGGAATTCATCATTCGTCAAAGAATATGTATTGTGTCATAAGTACAACAATTTGCTGCTATTATCCGCGCGCGTCGACATACACATTGCCTTAGTGTCCTTAAAAAATAATAGCAGTAAAACACTGCAGGTTACGCCAAAGTAACGCCCGAAGCCTCGAACGTTAAGATGGGAGAAATCAATGTTCTCACTTTGCTGGAATGTATTTCTCTGCGGCTGAAAAGCACGCTCCCGCAGGGGCGCGCCGAGTCATTGCGCCTGACGCATGTATGGAACCACgtgtcactgacgtcacgctggttctacttaaatgGCTGTGGAAATAAAGACGGTGCTCTTTCCCCTTGCTGGCGTTTTGGACTGCAGTCGTCTCATGTCTTTCGTCGATCACCCACTGATAGCGGCGGCGCCGatacgacatggtgtcagaagttatGCGTTCCACCCACTTTTGAAAAGCGATTGAAAAGAGCGTCGAGACGTCATCGGAAAGGGAGGCTGCAATGGCCACTGCATCGCCGCCGGGTCTTCAGCAGCCGCCACCGCTGGACTTCGACACCAGCTCAGAGTGGCCGGCCTGGATACTGCACTTCGACGACTATCGCTACGCGTCGGGCCTGAATGAGCGCCCGGAAGAGGCACAAGTACGCGCTCTGCTTTATACCATGCGTCGACAAGCGAGGGACATCTTCGCCACcttcaatctttctgcagaagatTCCAAGAAATTTGAGCTGGTCAAAAAGAAGTTCGACGATTACTTCATCAAGGAGAGCAACGTTGTCTACGAGAGCGCTTGCTTTCACAATCGGCACCAGATGCCTGGCGAGTCAATTGACCAGTTTATGACTGCTCTACACGTCTTGGCGGAAAAATGCGACTTCGGAGAATTCAAGCAGCGCCTTATCAGGGACCGGTTCGTCGTGGGCCTGCGGGATGAAAAGCTTTCCGAGTCGCTCCAAATGGATCCCAAGCTGTCTCTCGCAACAGCTCTGGCGAGGGCCCGCCTAAAAGAGACCGTTCAGCAGCAGCAAGAAGAACTTCGAACCTGCAACGAAGTCCACGAATACACACCGTACAAGCCATGTGAGGACGTCAATGTCGACGCCGTGGGCTACCGCAGGAAACCGCAACGCAGCAAGGAAACCCGGCCGACATCAGCTCGTTCCGAGGGACCGTGCATCTTCTGCGGAGGCAACTCGCACCCAAGGACAGCCTGCCCAGCGAGAGGCCAGAGGTGCTTCAACTGCGGCTTAAAGGGACATTTCGCCAAGGCGTGCCTCAAAGGGACTTCTCCAGGCTGCCAGCGAAAGGTACAAGTGTCGTCTGTACAAAAGGACAGTGGGGAGGTTTTTTTGGGCGCGGTCGAGGCGCCTCGCGCGAAAGCGCGTTACGTTCAGGTATTACTTAACTCCGTGCCTGTTTTTGCAAAGGTCGACTCAGGCGCAGAAGTGTCCGTAATTCCAGCATCATTTCCGGGACTTCCCACGAGCTTGGAGAAGGCCGACGAGGTCTTGACTGGCGCTAGCGGTTACCGCCTAAATGTTCTGGGCAAGTTTCAGGCGGATATATTTTGGAGGGGACAAACTTCGCGCCAAACGTGTTATGTGGTCAGTCCTTTGCGCCATGTACTGCTGGGTTTGCCGGCTCTCGAAGCGTTGGGAGTCATCAAGTTCGTTGACTCTTTGGCTCACAAGGAACCCAACTACGAAATTTTGTGCCCTCAGGTTTACAACAACTTGGGCACTATGCCCGGGGAGTATACAATAAGGTTAAACCAAATGCTGTTCCATTTGCAATAAGCGCACCGCGCAGGAATCCTATACCGCTCCAGGAGCCTGTAAAACGAGAACTCGAGAAGATGGAACAAGTGGGCGTCATTCGTAAAGtcgaagagccaacagagtggTGTGCCGGCATTCTACGTGTACAAAAGCACTCGGGAGGTGTAAGGATCTGCGTAGACCATAAGCAATTGAACAAGTTTGTCTTAAGGGAAAGATAGACATTGCCTACTGTCGACCAAGCACTGGGCTCTCTTGCCGGTGCAAAATGGTTTTCCAAATTAGACGCGAAGTCCGGCTTCCATCAGGTGCGACTCAGCAAGGCCTCAGAAGTGCTGACCACGTTCATTACACCGTTTGGGCGGTACTGTTTCACTAGGTTGCCATTTGGGATTACATCAGCTCCAGAGTATTTTCAAAGAAGAATGTCTGAAATCAAGCGCAACATGACTCTAGACTATCGAACATCTTAGCTAAGCTGTCCCAGTCTAACGTTACCTTAAACAAAGCAAAGTGTGTGTTCGGTGTTCGAAGCATAAGCTTTCTGGGCCACTTACTCAGCGAGGAAGGCATACAGCCGGATCCGGCCAAACTTGGAGCCAT
This genomic window from Dermacentor albipictus isolate Rhodes 1998 colony chromosome 9, USDA_Dalb.pri_finalv2, whole genome shotgun sequence contains:
- the LOC139049776 gene encoding uncharacterized protein codes for the protein MATASPPGLQQPPPLDFDTSSEWPAWILHFDDYRYASGLNERPEEAQVRALLYTMRRQARDIFATFNLSAEDSKKFELVKKKFDDYFIKESNVVYESACFHNRHQMPGESIDQFMTALHVLAEKCDFGEFKQRLIRDRFVVGLRDEKLSESLQMDPKLSLATALARARLKETVQQQQEELRTCNEVHEYTPYKPCEDVNVDAVGYRRKPQRSKETRPTSARSEGPCIFCGGNSHPRTACPARGQRCFNCGLKGHFAKACLKGTSPGCQRKHPYLALLAYRATPGILGPSPAEILMGRRRRTRVPMAPQLRGPVQPPLLNLAAKDSAKKKLQARYYNRRHTTRALNKLKAGDSVWGVTRYLNRFVTFSIGGYDFNFSTFCFSDCDQVW